A DNA window from Myripristis murdjan chromosome 19, fMyrMur1.1, whole genome shotgun sequence contains the following coding sequences:
- the cdc42ep4b gene encoding cdc42 effector protein 4, with the protein MPILKQLVSNSNQSKRRSRADLTAEMISAPLGDFRHTMHVGRGGDAFGDTSFLSTRSGEPPREPENKQSSPGSKQGLLSRTFRSSKRSQSVNRGDKYESSMMGSSGVSSNFVKNAISLPYLNEEDASRGTQLPKSVSSSPMKKLSEIESKPVNGAAAMATMDAEFDEHNFGELTDLPPSMPKGGGMKHAESIMSFHIDLGPSMLGDILSVMEKKGWEEDDLGYEEGKGSEGRGSPSLSPPMEDEDQAPVRPPRAMYQQKAMVDPYTPELPTRNNHHHLDSCSVSSSGSAALEEKPHNHLHDMDTDSAKYSSPRGEDDRDFSFMDEDDDEIRV; encoded by the coding sequence ATGCCTATCCTGAAACAGCTGGTGTCTAACTCTAACCAGTCTAAGCGACGGTCTCGGGCCGACCTGACTGCAGAGATGATCAGCGCTCCACTGGGGGACTTCCGTCACACCATGCACGTGGGCCGGGGGGGAGATGCCTTTGGAGATACTTCTTTTCTCAGCACCCGGTCTGGAGAACCTCCTAGGGAGCCAGAAAACAAGCAGAGCTCCCCAGGGTCCAAACAAGGGCTGCTGTCCCGCACCTTCAGAAGCAGCAAACGCTCCCAGTCAGTCAACCGGGGCGACAAGTACGAGAGCAGTATGATGGGATCCTCTGGGGTGTCATCCAACTTTGTGAAAAATGCCATATCCCTGCCTTACCTAAATGAGGAGGATGCCAGTAGGGGCACCCAACTACCGAAGAGTGTCTCCTCCAGCCCGATGAAGAAGCTGTCAGAGATCGAGAGCAAACCAGTGAATGGAGCAGCAGCCATGGCAACGATGGATGCAGAGTTTGATGAGCATAACTTCGGTGAGCTGACAGATTTGCCTCCATCCATGCCCAAGGGAGGTGGGATGAAGCACGCAGAGTCTATCATGTCCTTCCATATTGACTTGGGCCCCTCCATGCTGGGGGATATCCTGAGTGTGATGGAAAAGAAAGGCTGGGAGGAGGATGACCTGGGTTACGAGGAAGGCAAGGGCAGTGAGGGCCGTGGATCACCCTCCCTCAGTCCCCCCATGGAGGATGAAGACCAGGCCCCAGTCAGGCCCCCTCGCGCCATGTACCAGCAGAAGGCCATGGTCGATCCCTACACCCCAGAGCTGCCCACCAGGAACAACCACCATCACCTGGATAGCTGCTCTGTGTCCAGCTCTGGCTCAGCTGCCCTCGAGGAGAAACCTCACAACCACCTGCATGATATGGACACAGACAGCGCAAAGTACAGCTCGCCACGTGGGGAAGATGACAGAGATTTCTCCTTCATGGATGAAGATGACGATGAGATTCGAGTGTAA